From one Solanum lycopersicum chromosome 12, SLM_r2.1 genomic stretch:
- the LOC101252258 gene encoding ABC transporter C family member 8 isoform X3 encodes MHHLFRGSYLTMASAQAPQLGKFLWICGGEFSWSSLCIHRGIVDALNLLLVFLFLVVGLVRKFRLTSGGCRRNWMAIGVSVCCALVSIVYFGLGLWKFISSKDGGVSHLSWLHCFVCGMIWISLTVSLLVQGSKWIQILISSWWVIFFLLSSTLTIEVSMKTRSVPILDLVTWLVTFLIFFYALLTFHQIISQSSSKQSLLEPLLVDRPDDKLISIGNTSLFGKLSFSWVNGLLGLGNSKTLALEDIPCLGYEDEAILAYEQLSREWKSLQGEDNSEDFLIKAIARVYWKEMVLAGALVFLRIIAVVVSPLMLYAFVAYSSSETRTFVEGVLLLGCLVVDKLVDSLSSRHFFFYSRRVGMRIRSALMVAVYQKQLKLSSLGRCRHSTGEIVNYISVDAYRMGEALMWFHTGWSSGLQIFLAVGVLFGVVGLGAIPGLVPLIICGLLNVPFAKILQKCQTEFMIAQDKRLRFMSEILNSMKIIKLQSWEEHFKNSIDSHREDEFKWLAETQIMKAYSTLLYWMSPTIVSCVIFLGLVFFRSAPFNAATIFTVLAALRTMSEPVRYLPEALSAVIQVKVSFDRINSFLLEDEIKPEDAVTSPREDSDHSVCIVGGHFTWDPQSPDALLKNLNFQARRGQKIAVCGPVGAGKSSFLYAILGEIPKTAGTVHVYGSIAYVSQTAWIQSGTVRDNILFGKSMDENKYHEAVKVSALDKDIDNFDYGDLTEIGQRGLNMSGGQKQRIQLARAVYSDADIYVLDDPFSAVDAHTAATLFNDCVMTALKNKTVILVTHQVEFLSEVDQILVMEGGQITQSGSYNELLMSGMAFEQLVNAHRDAVAGLDPRTYKDESHELEETDIIKENSQKEVTLKPGIQLTHEEEKESESAIWKIFLDYVVISKGTLFLCSNILTQAGFVGLQAAASYWLAVAIQSPKISHIMVIGVYSSVSLVSAFFVYLRSLFAALLGLKASKAFFSGFTNSIFNAPMLFFDSTPVGRILTRASSDLSVLDYDIPFSYAFVMAAGMELLVTIGIMASVTWQVLLVGIIATVGSKYVQGHYQPSAQELMRINGTTKAPVMNYVTETSLGVATIRSFGAVDRFFQNYLKLVDADAKVFLCSNGALEWLVLRTEALQNITLFTASFLLVSIPKGYVSTGLVGLSLSYALALTNTQVFLSRWYSNLANYVISAERIKQFMCIPPEPPAIVEDNRPPSSWPTKGRIELLDLKIRYRPNAPLVLKGITCTFREGTRIGVVGRTGSGKTTLISIKDLRSKLSIIPQEPTLFKGSVRTNLDPLGLYSDDEIWKALEKCQLKATISTLPNLLDSSVSDEGENWSMGQRQLFCLGRVLLRRNKILVLDEATASIDSATDAILQRIIREEFSNCTVITVAHRVPTVIDSDMVMVLSFGELVEYAQPSTLMQTNSSFAKLVAEYWSSCRRSSLQKLNSYHTS; translated from the exons ATGCACCATTTGTTTAGAGGCAGCTATCTAACAATGGCTTCTGCACAGGCTCCTCAACTTG GAAAGTTCTTGTGGATATGTGGAGGAGAATTCAGTTGGAGTTCACTATGCATCCATAGAGGAATAGTAGATGCCTTGAATCTCTTGttagtttttcttttccttgttGTCGGTCTTGTGAGAAAATTCAGACTTACTAGTGGTGGTTGCAGGAGGAACTGGATGGCTATAGGAGTTTCTGTTTGTTGTGCTCTTGTAAGCATTGTGTATTTTGGTCTTGGTTTATGGAAATTTATTAGTAGTAAAGATGGTGGTGTTAGTCATCTTAGTTGGTTACATTGCTTTGTTTGCGGAATGATTTGGATCAGTTTAACTGTATCGTTGCTTGTTCAAGGATCTAAATGGATTCAAATACTGATATCTTCTTGGTGGGTGATTTTCTTTCTGTTGAGTTCCACTCTTACTATTGAAGTATCCATGAAAACTCGCAGCGTCCCAATACTAGACCTGGTGACATGGCTAGTcactttcttgattttcttttatgcCTTACTTACCTTTCATCAAATCATTTCTCAATCTTCATCAAAGCAGAGTTTGTTGGAACCTCTACTCGTTGATCGACCTGATGACAAACTAATTAGTATAGGAAATACTAGTCTTTTTGGCAAATTGTCATTTTCTTGGGTTAATGGTTTGCTTGGTCTAGGAAACTCAAAAACTTTAGCTCTTGAAGATATTCCTTGTCTAGGATATGAAGATGAAGCCATCTTAGCTTACGAGCAATTGTCTCGTGAATGGAAATCTCTCCAAGGAGAGGACAATTCAGAGGACTTTCTCATTAAGGCCATAGCAAGAGTTTACTGGAAAGAAATGGTTCTTGCAGGAGCATTAGTATTTCTCAGGATTATTGCTGTTGTAGTTTCTCCTTTAATGCTATATGCATTCGTGGCTTATTCAAGTAGCGAGACAAGAACCTTTGTTGAAGGTGTTCTCTTATTGGGGTGCTTGGTTGTTGACAAGCTTGTTGATTCTCTTTCTTCTCGACATTTCTTTTTCTACTCGAGAAGGGTTGGTATGAGAATAAGATCGGCTCTAATGGTGGCAGTTTATCAGAAACAACTCAAGCTCTCGAGTTTAGGCAGGTGTAGGCACTCAACTGGAGAGATAGTGAACTACATTTCTGTGGATGCTTACCGGATGGGAGAAGCTCTGATGTGGTTTCACACAGGATGGAGCTCTGGCCTACAAATATTTTTAGCCGTTGGTGTACTTTTCGGAGTTGTAGGACTCGGGGCAATTCCAGGTTTAGTACCCCTCATTATCTGTGGGTTGCTGAATGTTCCATTTGCCAAGATACTTCAGAAATGTCAGACTGAATTTATGATTGCCCAAGATAAACGTCTCAGGTTCATGTCTGAGATTCTCAATAGTATGAAGATAATCAAGTTACAGTCATGGGAAGAACACTTCAAGAACTCAATTGACTCACATAGGGAGGATGAATTCAAATGGTTGGCTGAAACTCAGATTATGAAAGCTTATAGCACTTTGCTGTATTGGATGTCCCCAACAATAGTCTCATGTGTCATCTTCTTAGGACTTGTGTTTTTCAGGAGTGCGCCGTTTAATGCTGCTACAATTTTCACTGTGTTGGCAGCTTTAAGGACCATGTCGGAACCTGTTAGATATCTACCAGAAGCGCTGTCAGCTGTGATTCAAGTCAAAGTTTCTTTCGATCGGATAAATAGTTTCCTACTTGAAGATGAAATCAAACCGGAGGATGCAGTGACATCTCCTCGAGAGGATTCAGATCATAGTGTTTGTATAGTAGGTGGTCATTTCACCTGGGATCCACAGTCACCTGATGCATtgcttaaaaatttaaattttcaagcaAGAAGAGGACAGAAGATTGCAGTTTGTGGACCAGTTGGTGCTGGGAAATCATCCTTTCTATATGCCATACTTGGAGAAATACCAAAAACTGCAGGAACA GTACATGTATATGGATCCATCGCTTATGTCTCTCAGACCGCTTGGATCCAGAGTGGAACAGTCCGTGATAACATACTGTTTGGGAAGTCAATGGATGAAAACAAATATCATGAAGCGGTAAAGGTATCTGCTCTAGACAAAGATATTGATAATTTTGACTATGGTGACCTCACGGAGATAGGTCAGCGAGGTCTTAATATGAGTGGAGGACAGAAGCAGAGGATTCAACTTGCTCGAGCTGTATATAGTGATGCTGATATCTATGTTCTTGATGATCCTTTTAGCGCCGTAGATGCACACACAGCAGCAACTCTTTTTAAT GATTGTGTTATGACTGCTCTAAAGAATAAAACAGTTATTCTTGTTACTCATCAAGTGGAGTTCCTCTCCGAGGTTGACCAAATTCTG GTAATGGAAGGTGGACAAATTACTCAATCAGGAAGTTATAATGAGCTATTGATGTCTGGGATGGCCTTTGAACAGCTTGTGAATGCTCACAGAGATGCTGTAGCTGGACTTGATCCTCGTACCTATAAAGATGAATCGCATGAGCTAGAAGAGACtgatattataaaagaaaacagCCAAAAAGAAGTTACATTAAAGCCCGGAATACAATTGACACAtgaggaagaaaaagaaagtgaaagTGCAATATGGAAGATCTTCCTAGACTATGTCGTAATCTCTAAAGGAACGCTCTTCCTTTGTTCCAACATACTTACTCAGGCGGGATTTGTTGGTCTTCAGGCTGCTGCAAGTTACTGGCTAGCAGTTGCAATTCAAAGTCCTAAAATTAGTCATATCATGGTTATTGGTGTCTATAGTTCAGTGTCATTAGTTAGTGCATTTTTCGTGTACCTCAGATCTCTTTTTGCAGCTCTCCTGGGATTAAAAGCATCTAAAGCCTTCTTTTCTGGTTTcacaaattcaattttcaatgCTCCTATGTTGTTCTTCGACTCTACCCCAGTTGGACGGATATTAACCCGg GCTTCATCAGATTTGAGTGTATTAGATTACGACATCCCATTCTCCTATGCATTTGTGATGGCTGCTGGAATGGAGTTGCTTGTAACAATTGGCATTATGGCCTCAGTGACATGGCAGGTTCTCCTTGTGGGCATCATCGCTACAGTGGGCTCAAAATATGTCCAG GGACATTATCAACCCTCTGCCCAGGAGCTGATGAGAATCAATGGGACAACAAAGGCTCCTGTTATGAATTATGTAACTGAGACATCACTTGGAGTTGCCACAATAAGGTCATTTGGAGCAGTAGACAGATTCTTTCAAAATTACCTAAAACTTGTCGATGCAGATGCAAAAGTCTTTCTTTGCTCAAATGGTGCTCTGGAGTGGTTAGTTTTGAGAACCGAAGCACTTCAAAACATCACTTTATTCACCGCCTCTTTTCTCCTAGTTTCGATCCCAAAGGGTTATGTCTCTACAG GGCTTGTCGGACTCTCTCTTTCTTATGCATTGGCACTTACCAACACTCAAGTTTTCTTAAGCAGATGGTATAGCAACTTAGCAAACTATGTCATTTCAGCTGAAAGGATCAAACAGTTCATGTGTATACCTCCAGAGCCTCCAGCAATTGTGGAAGACAATAGGCCACCATCGTCGTGGCCTACCAAGGGTAGAATAGAATTGTTGGATCTTAAG ATTAGATATCGTCCAAATGCTCCATTAGTTCTCAAAGGGATAACTTGCACTTTCCGCGAGGGGACCAGAATAGGAGTTGTAGGAAGGACAGGAAGTGGCAAAACGACACTTATAA GTATCAAGGATTTAAGATCAAAACTCAGCATCATCCCTCAAGAACCAACACTTTTCAAGGGGAGTGTTCGAACGAATTTGGACCCTTTAGGTCTCTATTCTGATGATGAGATATGGAAG GCTCTAGAGAAATGCCAGCTTAAGGCTACAATTAGTACACTTCCAAACCTATTAGACTCCTCTG TCAGTGATGAAGGTGAAAACTGGAGTATGGGGCAACGACAACTCTTCTGTTTAGGAAGGGTCCTTTTGAGGAGGAACAAAATCTTAGTATTGGATGAAGCAACCGCCTCTATCGACTCGGCTACTGATGCAATTCTGCAGAGAATTATAAGAGAAGAATTCTCTAACTGCACAGTAATAACTGTTGCTCACAGAGTTCCTACTGTCATAGACAGTGACATGGTCATGGTCCTTTCTTTTG GGGAGCTTGTGGAGTATGCTCAGCCCTCAACACTCATGCAAACCAACTCTTCTTTTGCTAAACTTGTGGCAGAATATTGGTCCAGCTGCAGAAGGAGTTCTCTTCAGAAACTAAATAGCTACCATACTAgctag
- the LOC101252258 gene encoding ABC transporter C family member 8 isoform X1, producing MHHLFRGSYLTMASAQAPQLGKFLWICGGEFSWSSLCIHRGIVDALNLLLVFLFLVVGLVRKFRLTSGGCRRNWMAIGVSVCCALVSIVYFGLGLWKFISSKDGGVSHLSWLHCFVCGMIWISLTVSLLVQGSKWIQILISSWWVIFFLLSSTLTIEVSMKTRSVPILDLVTWLVTFLIFFYALLTFHQIISQSSSKQSLLEPLLVDRPDDKLISIGNTSLFGKLSFSWVNGLLGLGNSKTLALEDIPCLGYEDEAILAYEQLSREWKSLQGEDNSEDFLIKAIARVYWKEMVLAGALVFLRIIAVVVSPLMLYAFVAYSSSETRTFVEGVLLLGCLVVDKLVDSLSSRHFFFYSRRVGMRIRSALMVAVYQKQLKLSSLGRCRHSTGEIVNYISVDAYRMGEALMWFHTGWSSGLQIFLAVGVLFGVVGLGAIPGLVPLIICGLLNVPFAKILQKCQTEFMIAQDKRLRFMSEILNSMKIIKLQSWEEHFKNSIDSHREDEFKWLAETQIMKAYSTLLYWMSPTIVSCVIFLGLVFFRSAPFNAATIFTVLAALRTMSEPVRYLPEALSAVIQVKVSFDRINSFLLEDEIKPEDAVTSPREDSDHSVCIVGGHFTWDPQSPDALLKNLNFQARRGQKIAVCGPVGAGKSSFLYAILGEIPKTAGTVHVYGSIAYVSQTAWIQSGTVRDNILFGKSMDENKYHEAVKVSALDKDIDNFDYGDLTEIGQRGLNMSGGQKQRIQLARAVYSDADIYVLDDPFSAVDAHTAATLFNDCVMTALKNKTVILVTHQVEFLSEVDQILVMEGGQITQSGSYNELLMSGMAFEQLVNAHRDAVAGLDPRTYKDESHELEETDIIKENSQKEVTLKPGIQLTHEEEKESESAIWKIFLDYVVISKGTLFLCSNILTQAGFVGLQAAASYWLAVAIQSPKISHIMVIGVYSSVSLVSAFFVYLRSLFAALLGLKASKAFFSGFTNSIFNAPMLFFDSTPVGRILTRASSDLSVLDYDIPFSYAFVMAAGMELLVTIGIMASVTWQVLLVGIIATVGSKYVQGHYQPSAQELMRINGTTKAPVMNYVTETSLGVATIRSFGAVDRFFQNYLKLVDADAKVFLCSNGALEWLVLRTEALQNITLFTASFLLVSIPKGYVSTGLVGLSLSYALALTNTQVFLSRWYSNLANYVISAERIKQFMCIPPEPPAIVEDNRPPSSWPTKGRIELLDLKIRYRPNAPLVLKGITCTFREGTRIGVVGRTGSGKTTLISALFRLVEPYSGQVFIDDINICSIGIKDLRSKLSIIPQEPTLFKGSVRTNLDPLGLYSDDEIWKALEKCQLKATISTLPNLLDSSVSDEGENWSMGQRQLFCLGRVLLRRNKILVLDEATASIDSATDAILQRIIREEFSNCTVITVAHRVPTVIDSDMVMVLSFGELVEYAQPSTLMQTNSSFAKLVAEYWSSCRRSSLQKLNSYHTS from the exons ATGCACCATTTGTTTAGAGGCAGCTATCTAACAATGGCTTCTGCACAGGCTCCTCAACTTG GAAAGTTCTTGTGGATATGTGGAGGAGAATTCAGTTGGAGTTCACTATGCATCCATAGAGGAATAGTAGATGCCTTGAATCTCTTGttagtttttcttttccttgttGTCGGTCTTGTGAGAAAATTCAGACTTACTAGTGGTGGTTGCAGGAGGAACTGGATGGCTATAGGAGTTTCTGTTTGTTGTGCTCTTGTAAGCATTGTGTATTTTGGTCTTGGTTTATGGAAATTTATTAGTAGTAAAGATGGTGGTGTTAGTCATCTTAGTTGGTTACATTGCTTTGTTTGCGGAATGATTTGGATCAGTTTAACTGTATCGTTGCTTGTTCAAGGATCTAAATGGATTCAAATACTGATATCTTCTTGGTGGGTGATTTTCTTTCTGTTGAGTTCCACTCTTACTATTGAAGTATCCATGAAAACTCGCAGCGTCCCAATACTAGACCTGGTGACATGGCTAGTcactttcttgattttcttttatgcCTTACTTACCTTTCATCAAATCATTTCTCAATCTTCATCAAAGCAGAGTTTGTTGGAACCTCTACTCGTTGATCGACCTGATGACAAACTAATTAGTATAGGAAATACTAGTCTTTTTGGCAAATTGTCATTTTCTTGGGTTAATGGTTTGCTTGGTCTAGGAAACTCAAAAACTTTAGCTCTTGAAGATATTCCTTGTCTAGGATATGAAGATGAAGCCATCTTAGCTTACGAGCAATTGTCTCGTGAATGGAAATCTCTCCAAGGAGAGGACAATTCAGAGGACTTTCTCATTAAGGCCATAGCAAGAGTTTACTGGAAAGAAATGGTTCTTGCAGGAGCATTAGTATTTCTCAGGATTATTGCTGTTGTAGTTTCTCCTTTAATGCTATATGCATTCGTGGCTTATTCAAGTAGCGAGACAAGAACCTTTGTTGAAGGTGTTCTCTTATTGGGGTGCTTGGTTGTTGACAAGCTTGTTGATTCTCTTTCTTCTCGACATTTCTTTTTCTACTCGAGAAGGGTTGGTATGAGAATAAGATCGGCTCTAATGGTGGCAGTTTATCAGAAACAACTCAAGCTCTCGAGTTTAGGCAGGTGTAGGCACTCAACTGGAGAGATAGTGAACTACATTTCTGTGGATGCTTACCGGATGGGAGAAGCTCTGATGTGGTTTCACACAGGATGGAGCTCTGGCCTACAAATATTTTTAGCCGTTGGTGTACTTTTCGGAGTTGTAGGACTCGGGGCAATTCCAGGTTTAGTACCCCTCATTATCTGTGGGTTGCTGAATGTTCCATTTGCCAAGATACTTCAGAAATGTCAGACTGAATTTATGATTGCCCAAGATAAACGTCTCAGGTTCATGTCTGAGATTCTCAATAGTATGAAGATAATCAAGTTACAGTCATGGGAAGAACACTTCAAGAACTCAATTGACTCACATAGGGAGGATGAATTCAAATGGTTGGCTGAAACTCAGATTATGAAAGCTTATAGCACTTTGCTGTATTGGATGTCCCCAACAATAGTCTCATGTGTCATCTTCTTAGGACTTGTGTTTTTCAGGAGTGCGCCGTTTAATGCTGCTACAATTTTCACTGTGTTGGCAGCTTTAAGGACCATGTCGGAACCTGTTAGATATCTACCAGAAGCGCTGTCAGCTGTGATTCAAGTCAAAGTTTCTTTCGATCGGATAAATAGTTTCCTACTTGAAGATGAAATCAAACCGGAGGATGCAGTGACATCTCCTCGAGAGGATTCAGATCATAGTGTTTGTATAGTAGGTGGTCATTTCACCTGGGATCCACAGTCACCTGATGCATtgcttaaaaatttaaattttcaagcaAGAAGAGGACAGAAGATTGCAGTTTGTGGACCAGTTGGTGCTGGGAAATCATCCTTTCTATATGCCATACTTGGAGAAATACCAAAAACTGCAGGAACA GTACATGTATATGGATCCATCGCTTATGTCTCTCAGACCGCTTGGATCCAGAGTGGAACAGTCCGTGATAACATACTGTTTGGGAAGTCAATGGATGAAAACAAATATCATGAAGCGGTAAAGGTATCTGCTCTAGACAAAGATATTGATAATTTTGACTATGGTGACCTCACGGAGATAGGTCAGCGAGGTCTTAATATGAGTGGAGGACAGAAGCAGAGGATTCAACTTGCTCGAGCTGTATATAGTGATGCTGATATCTATGTTCTTGATGATCCTTTTAGCGCCGTAGATGCACACACAGCAGCAACTCTTTTTAAT GATTGTGTTATGACTGCTCTAAAGAATAAAACAGTTATTCTTGTTACTCATCAAGTGGAGTTCCTCTCCGAGGTTGACCAAATTCTG GTAATGGAAGGTGGACAAATTACTCAATCAGGAAGTTATAATGAGCTATTGATGTCTGGGATGGCCTTTGAACAGCTTGTGAATGCTCACAGAGATGCTGTAGCTGGACTTGATCCTCGTACCTATAAAGATGAATCGCATGAGCTAGAAGAGACtgatattataaaagaaaacagCCAAAAAGAAGTTACATTAAAGCCCGGAATACAATTGACACAtgaggaagaaaaagaaagtgaaagTGCAATATGGAAGATCTTCCTAGACTATGTCGTAATCTCTAAAGGAACGCTCTTCCTTTGTTCCAACATACTTACTCAGGCGGGATTTGTTGGTCTTCAGGCTGCTGCAAGTTACTGGCTAGCAGTTGCAATTCAAAGTCCTAAAATTAGTCATATCATGGTTATTGGTGTCTATAGTTCAGTGTCATTAGTTAGTGCATTTTTCGTGTACCTCAGATCTCTTTTTGCAGCTCTCCTGGGATTAAAAGCATCTAAAGCCTTCTTTTCTGGTTTcacaaattcaattttcaatgCTCCTATGTTGTTCTTCGACTCTACCCCAGTTGGACGGATATTAACCCGg GCTTCATCAGATTTGAGTGTATTAGATTACGACATCCCATTCTCCTATGCATTTGTGATGGCTGCTGGAATGGAGTTGCTTGTAACAATTGGCATTATGGCCTCAGTGACATGGCAGGTTCTCCTTGTGGGCATCATCGCTACAGTGGGCTCAAAATATGTCCAG GGACATTATCAACCCTCTGCCCAGGAGCTGATGAGAATCAATGGGACAACAAAGGCTCCTGTTATGAATTATGTAACTGAGACATCACTTGGAGTTGCCACAATAAGGTCATTTGGAGCAGTAGACAGATTCTTTCAAAATTACCTAAAACTTGTCGATGCAGATGCAAAAGTCTTTCTTTGCTCAAATGGTGCTCTGGAGTGGTTAGTTTTGAGAACCGAAGCACTTCAAAACATCACTTTATTCACCGCCTCTTTTCTCCTAGTTTCGATCCCAAAGGGTTATGTCTCTACAG GGCTTGTCGGACTCTCTCTTTCTTATGCATTGGCACTTACCAACACTCAAGTTTTCTTAAGCAGATGGTATAGCAACTTAGCAAACTATGTCATTTCAGCTGAAAGGATCAAACAGTTCATGTGTATACCTCCAGAGCCTCCAGCAATTGTGGAAGACAATAGGCCACCATCGTCGTGGCCTACCAAGGGTAGAATAGAATTGTTGGATCTTAAG ATTAGATATCGTCCAAATGCTCCATTAGTTCTCAAAGGGATAACTTGCACTTTCCGCGAGGGGACCAGAATAGGAGTTGTAGGAAGGACAGGAAGTGGCAAAACGACACTTATAAGTGCGTTATTTCGCCTGGTAGAGCCTTACAGTGGGCAAGTTTTCATAGATGACATCAACATTTGTTCTATAGGTATCAAGGATTTAAGATCAAAACTCAGCATCATCCCTCAAGAACCAACACTTTTCAAGGGGAGTGTTCGAACGAATTTGGACCCTTTAGGTCTCTATTCTGATGATGAGATATGGAAG GCTCTAGAGAAATGCCAGCTTAAGGCTACAATTAGTACACTTCCAAACCTATTAGACTCCTCTG TCAGTGATGAAGGTGAAAACTGGAGTATGGGGCAACGACAACTCTTCTGTTTAGGAAGGGTCCTTTTGAGGAGGAACAAAATCTTAGTATTGGATGAAGCAACCGCCTCTATCGACTCGGCTACTGATGCAATTCTGCAGAGAATTATAAGAGAAGAATTCTCTAACTGCACAGTAATAACTGTTGCTCACAGAGTTCCTACTGTCATAGACAGTGACATGGTCATGGTCCTTTCTTTTG GGGAGCTTGTGGAGTATGCTCAGCCCTCAACACTCATGCAAACCAACTCTTCTTTTGCTAAACTTGTGGCAGAATATTGGTCCAGCTGCAGAAGGAGTTCTCTTCAGAAACTAAATAGCTACCATACTAgctag